One region of Vigna unguiculata cultivar IT97K-499-35 unplaced genomic scaffold, ASM411807v1 contig_683, whole genome shotgun sequence genomic DNA includes:
- the LOC114172701 gene encoding uncharacterized protein LOC114172701, with product MWRARAMANRRRRNTAGADDIAQAIHRMVDAMQPIAAPPRAVVAPTRPVAMEDFMKHRPAKFSGKATPDEADAWMRECEKICRVLGCTDEQRLLFVTFLLVADAEYWWQGMQQLMQTRGEQVTWAAFRTRFLEKYFPDSARHEREAEFLTLQQGTMTVAAYIERFEYLARFYTPDVTEEWRCRRFEG from the coding sequence ATGTGGCGTGCACGAGCTATGGCtaacaggaggaggaggaacACCGCTGGAGCTGATGACATAGCTCAGGCGATCCATCGTATGGTGGACGCGATGCAGCCCATAGCGGCGCCACCCAGAGCTGTAGTGGCACCTACTCGGCCAGTAGCCATGGAGGATTTCATGAAACACCGGCCGGCCAAGTTCTCTGGCAAGGCCACTCCTGACGAGGCAGATGCTTGGATGCGGGAGTGTGAGAAGATCTGTAGAGTGCTGGGATGCACAGATGAGCAGAGGTTGCTGTTCGTCACGTTTCTTCTGGTGGCAGACGCAGAGtattggtggcaggggatgcagCAGTTGATGCAGACCCGTGGGGAGCAGGTGACGTGGGCTGccttcaggacgaggttcctggagaaataCTTTCCCGACAGTGCGAGGCATGAACGGGAGGCAGAGTTCCTTACTCTTCAGCAAGGGACTATGACTGTGGCGGCATATATAGAGAGGTTTGAATACCTGGCTCGTTTCTACACTCCAGATGTTACTGAGGAGTGGAGGTGTAGGAGGTTCGAGGGCTGA